Genomic DNA from Gallaecimonas pentaromativorans:
ATCGGCTTTCCCATGAGTGAGCGCCTTATCGAGCGTACCCTGGCTGCCAACAGCGGCACTTTGTTGACCGCCGAACTGGCGCTGCAACACGGCCTGGCCCTGCATCTATCCGGCGGTTACCACCATGCCCACTACGCCCAGGGCGGCGGCTACTGCATCTTCAACGATCTGGCCATGGCCGCCCAAACCCTGGTGGCGCAAGGCAAGGTGCGCCGAGTGCTCGTGTTCGACTGTGATGTGCATCAAGGGGATGGCACCGCCACCATGCTGGCCGGCCACCCCGATTGCATCAGCGTGTCGGTGCATGCCGAGCGCAACTACCCGGCCCGTAAGCCGGACTCCGACCTTGATGTGGCGCTACCAGCCGGCATTGCCGACCAAGCTTATCTGGCGGCCGTAGAAGAGGCGTTAACCTTGGTGCTGCGCCTCTATCAGCCGGACTTGGTGCTGT
This window encodes:
- a CDS encoding histone deacetylase, translating into MLPLVYHTSYSFPLPANHRFPVGKYAALRSWLDQDLAGHPHRYFSAEPDPNYPRRWHEPAYVEGFLSQSLPTMMARRIGFPMSERLIERTLAANSGTLLTAELALQHGLALHLSGGYHHAHYAQGGGYCIFNDLAMAAQTLVAQGKVRRVLVFDCDVHQGDGTATMLAGHPDCISVSVHAERNYPARKPDSDLDVALPAGIADQAYLAAVEEALTLVLRLYQPDLVLYDAGVDIHADDELGYFNVSSQGLYQRDWLVLSRCLAAEIPVAAVIGGGYQRDLQKVVALHRLLFKAAADIAP